Proteins co-encoded in one Ensifer sp. PDNC004 genomic window:
- a CDS encoding sensor histidine kinase: MPDEAGYAASVRRATLVLGLFYQFMQFVISTTLWAFLGYDAIAIAPVTLILMLNGTLMSYVMAAALFRFRGRSILFKLLLGSALALVAAAINASVDFPSHGLIEHVDPGPINWTNVGYTLIYCMALFHGGAFLYIALLANYELRERERRLAVTREEALTAQMRALRYQVNPHFLFNTLNLIAGLIEEGASTTARRMVLSLSSFLRTTLELDPMQDVCLTDELALQLGYLTIEGERFSDRMRVKLDIAPGLEQALVPSLILQPLIENAIKHGVGGSIGVVEIVIRAARQGETLELSVENDLTNEPPRPAMKPAGTGTGLRNVADRIKARFPEVGAFISGLVAPHRIRAAITMPLRLA; the protein is encoded by the coding sequence TTGCCTGACGAGGCTGGATATGCCGCAAGCGTTCGGCGAGCGACGCTCGTCCTCGGGCTCTTCTACCAGTTCATGCAGTTTGTCATCAGCACGACGCTCTGGGCTTTCCTCGGATATGACGCGATCGCGATCGCGCCAGTCACCTTGATCCTGATGCTGAACGGGACACTCATGTCCTATGTGATGGCAGCGGCGCTCTTTCGCTTCCGGGGCCGGTCCATCCTCTTCAAGCTTCTGCTCGGCTCCGCCCTGGCGCTCGTCGCCGCGGCGATCAATGCCAGCGTCGATTTCCCCAGTCACGGCCTGATCGAGCATGTCGATCCGGGCCCAATCAACTGGACCAATGTCGGCTACACGCTCATCTATTGCATGGCGTTGTTTCACGGAGGGGCGTTTCTCTACATCGCCCTTCTTGCCAACTACGAACTGCGCGAGCGGGAACGCCGGCTTGCCGTGACACGGGAGGAAGCGCTGACGGCGCAGATGCGGGCGCTGCGCTACCAGGTCAATCCGCACTTCCTGTTCAACACCTTGAACTTGATTGCCGGGCTGATCGAAGAGGGCGCGTCGACCACCGCCCGCCGCATGGTGCTTTCGCTCTCTTCCTTCCTGCGCACGACACTCGAGCTCGATCCGATGCAGGACGTCTGCCTAACCGACGAGTTGGCCTTGCAGCTCGGCTATCTCACCATCGAGGGCGAGCGCTTCTCTGACCGCATGCGGGTCAAGCTCGACATTGCACCGGGCCTGGAGCAGGCGCTGGTGCCAAGCCTGATCCTTCAGCCGCTGATCGAAAATGCGATAAAGCACGGCGTCGGCGGCTCGATCGGCGTGGTCGAGATCGTGATCCGGGCGGCAAGACAGGGCGAGACGCTGGAGCTTTCCGTCGAAAACGACCTGACGAACGAGCCGCCGCGCCCGGCGATGAAACCTGCCGGAACCGGCACCGGGCTGAGGAATGTCGCCGACCGCATCAAGGCTCGGTTTCCCGAGGTCGGCGCCTTCATTTCCGGCCTCGTTGCACCCCACCGCATTCGCGCAGCGATCACCATGCCGCTGCGGCTGGCCTGA
- a CDS encoding sensor histidine kinase, translating into MNPEDDARSVDESAYIASVRRATLWLGFLYWFVEFLVSSILWAILGIDPIMSAPGKLLLMSCGMAFSYGIAAAMFGVRHQHIALKIVVGFATALTAAIANTGVDFLLYLFIVRPDPIAPDWTSIGYTLVYSMATFVGWSFFFVALLYSFELRERERRLAITREEALAAQMRALRYQVNPHFLFNTLNSITGLIEEGQPLAATRMVMSLSNFLRTTLELDPLHDVRLADELALQARYLHIEGERYCDRMRLRMDIANGLEEALVPSLILQPLIENAVKHGVSRSPDQVEIVISAAKVGQALEIAVENDIAAAPDTARWPGTGIGLKNVAERVQARFPGVGACVSGLVTPRRFRAAITMPLRLA; encoded by the coding sequence ATGAACCCTGAGGATGACGCAAGATCGGTAGACGAGAGCGCCTATATCGCCAGCGTGCGGCGCGCGACGCTCTGGCTCGGTTTTCTCTATTGGTTCGTGGAATTCCTGGTCAGCAGCATTCTTTGGGCGATCCTCGGGATCGATCCGATCATGTCGGCGCCGGGCAAGCTGCTGCTGATGTCCTGCGGCATGGCCTTCTCCTATGGCATCGCCGCTGCGATGTTCGGCGTCCGCCACCAGCATATCGCGCTGAAGATCGTCGTCGGCTTCGCGACCGCTCTGACGGCCGCCATCGCCAATACCGGCGTCGACTTTCTTCTTTATCTTTTCATCGTGCGTCCCGACCCGATCGCCCCGGACTGGACCAGCATCGGCTACACGCTGGTCTACAGCATGGCGACCTTCGTCGGCTGGTCCTTCTTCTTCGTCGCCTTGCTCTACAGCTTCGAACTGCGCGAGCGCGAGCGGCGCCTGGCCATCACGCGCGAGGAAGCCCTGGCCGCGCAGATGCGGGCGCTGCGCTACCAGGTCAATCCGCATTTCCTGTTCAACACGCTCAACTCCATCACCGGCCTGATCGAGGAGGGGCAGCCCCTTGCCGCCACGCGCATGGTGATGTCGTTGTCCAACTTTCTGCGCACGACGCTGGAGCTCGATCCGCTGCACGACGTGCGGCTCGCCGACGAACTCGCACTCCAGGCCCGTTACCTGCACATCGAGGGCGAGCGCTATTGCGACCGCATGCGGCTCCGGATGGACATCGCCAACGGCCTTGAGGAGGCACTGGTGCCAAGCCTCATCCTGCAGCCGCTGATCGAAAATGCCGTCAAGCACGGCGTCAGCCGTTCGCCGGATCAGGTGGAAATCGTCATCAGCGCCGCCAAGGTGGGGCAGGCGCTGGAAATCGCCGTCGAAAACGACATTGCGGCGGCGCCGGATACCGCCCGGTGGCCGGGCACGGGGATTGGTCTCAAGAACGTTGCCGAGCGCGTCCAGGCCCGTTTTCCGGGTGTCGGCGCCTGTGTTTCGGGCCTCGTGACCCCCCGTCGTTTCAGAGCTGCAATCACAATGCCCCTGAGGCTTGCATGA
- a CDS encoding LytTR family DNA-binding domain-containing protein, whose protein sequence is MNEIQTVPLSILVIDDEPLARRRLLRLLGAIPAVEVVGTAGNVQQACSMVAELSPDAILLDIQMPGGTGFDILEQLGDNAPAVVFVTAFDHYALRAFEAAAVDYVTKPIESSRLRTAIERARVAIAARTSAERVLELNETVTSLRQALRKHDTQTSDLWIKARGEFVRIALDRVVRFQAERDYVRIHVDGRSYLHHESLASLERRLDPAEFLRLHRSSIVRRDCIVGLKQAPFAALIALLSDGSEIRVGRTYARHIRPTTGERNQTD, encoded by the coding sequence ATGAATGAAATCCAGACTGTTCCGCTTTCGATCCTCGTCATCGACGACGAGCCCCTGGCGCGGCGGCGCCTTCTGCGACTGCTCGGCGCAATACCCGCAGTTGAGGTGGTGGGAACGGCCGGCAACGTGCAGCAGGCCTGCTCGATGGTGGCCGAACTTTCGCCGGACGCAATCCTGCTCGATATCCAGATGCCCGGCGGCACCGGCTTCGACATCCTGGAGCAGTTGGGAGACAACGCGCCCGCGGTCGTTTTCGTGACTGCCTTCGACCACTATGCGCTGCGCGCCTTCGAAGCAGCGGCGGTCGACTATGTCACCAAGCCGATCGAATCCAGCCGCCTGCGCACGGCAATCGAGCGCGCCCGCGTTGCGATCGCCGCGCGCACGAGCGCCGAGCGGGTGCTCGAACTCAACGAAACCGTGACGTCGCTGCGCCAGGCGCTGCGCAAGCACGACACCCAGACCAGCGATCTCTGGATCAAGGCCCGGGGAGAATTCGTGCGGATCGCGCTCGACCGGGTCGTGCGCTTTCAGGCGGAACGCGACTATGTTCGCATTCACGTCGATGGACGGTCCTATCTGCACCACGAAAGTCTTGCCTCGCTCGAGCGTCGCCTCGATCCCGCAGAATTCCTGAGGCTGCATCGCAGCTCGATCGTGCGCCGGGACTGTATCGTGGGGCTGAAGCAGGCCCCCTTCGCCGCGCTCATCGCCCTTCTCTCCGACGGCAGCGAGATCCGCGTCGGCCGGACCTACGCCCGCCACATCCGGCCGACGACGGGCGAACGCAACCAGACGGACTAG
- a CDS encoding LysR family transcriptional regulator produces MDRLNAMGVLLAVVEHGSLSAASRHLKVPLATISRKLSELEAHLGAQLVTRTNRRIQLTEAGRAYVEAAKEILARVEEAERVAAGEYRTIKGDLTVSAPIVFGRLHVLPVLVEFLKAHPEVDMRLALGDRFANLVDDHIDVALRIGNLPDSNLVATKIGAVRRVVYASPDYVARHGVLRHPSELADHDCITFENVTAAHVWRFLDDGRELAAPIRSRLIVNTAESAVDAAISGLGLTRVLSYQVARQVADGLLVPLLETFEHPALPVQLVYLPQGLVPMKLRAFVDFAAPRLRAVLR; encoded by the coding sequence ATGGATCGCCTCAATGCTATGGGGGTTCTGCTTGCGGTCGTCGAACACGGCAGCCTGTCGGCCGCCTCCCGACACCTCAAGGTGCCGCTCGCCACGATCAGCCGGAAGCTTTCCGAGCTTGAAGCGCATCTGGGCGCGCAGCTCGTCACCAGGACCAACCGCCGGATCCAGCTGACCGAGGCCGGCCGCGCCTATGTCGAGGCGGCCAAGGAGATTCTCGCCCGTGTCGAAGAGGCGGAACGGGTGGCGGCCGGCGAATACAGAACGATCAAGGGCGATCTGACGGTCTCCGCACCCATCGTCTTCGGGCGCCTACACGTGCTTCCCGTCCTGGTCGAATTCCTCAAGGCCCATCCCGAGGTCGATATGCGGCTCGCCTTGGGCGACCGGTTCGCCAATCTCGTCGACGATCACATCGACGTGGCGTTGAGGATCGGCAACCTGCCCGACAGCAATCTCGTCGCGACGAAGATCGGCGCGGTGCGTCGGGTGGTTTATGCTAGCCCCGACTATGTCGCGCGACACGGCGTGCTCCGGCATCCGAGCGAACTTGCCGACCATGATTGCATCACCTTCGAAAACGTCACGGCCGCCCATGTCTGGCGTTTCCTCGACGACGGGCGCGAGCTGGCTGCGCCGATCCGGTCGCGGCTGATCGTCAATACGGCGGAATCCGCCGTCGACGCGGCGATATCCGGTCTCGGCTTGACGCGGGTGTTGTCCTATCAGGTGGCGCGCCAGGTGGCGGATGGCCTGCTCGTGCCTCTGCTGGAGACGTTCGAGCACCCGGCGCTGCCGGTCCAGCTCGTCTATCTTCCGCAGGGGCTGGTGCCGATGAAGCTCAGGGCCTTCGTCGATTTCGCGGCCCCGCGGCTGCGCGCGGTCCTGCGATAG
- a CDS encoding glutathione S-transferase family protein, producing the protein MKLYRHPLSGHSHRAQLFLSLLGVPHELIDVDLKARAHKAPDFLALNPFGQVPVLDDEGIVIADSNAILVYLAKKLGRIDWLPEDPAAAAKVQKWLSVAAGDIAFGPAAARLVTVFGANLDADGAISRAHRVLAQIDAELAGHDFLVGARPTIADVALYSYVSAAPEGNVDLSDYAHVRAWLSRIERLPGFVSFQKTAVGLAA; encoded by the coding sequence ATGAAACTCTATCGCCACCCGCTCTCCGGCCACTCGCACCGGGCGCAGCTTTTCCTGTCGCTGCTCGGCGTGCCGCACGAGCTGATCGACGTCGATCTCAAGGCGCGGGCACACAAGGCGCCGGATTTCCTGGCGCTCAATCCCTTCGGCCAGGTGCCGGTGCTCGACGACGAGGGCATTGTCATCGCCGACTCAAACGCCATCCTCGTTTATCTCGCCAAGAAGCTCGGCCGCATCGACTGGCTGCCGGAAGATCCGGCCGCAGCGGCGAAGGTGCAGAAATGGCTCTCGGTTGCCGCCGGCGACATCGCCTTCGGTCCGGCAGCCGCACGTCTCGTCACGGTCTTCGGCGCCAATCTGGATGCCGATGGAGCGATCTCCAGGGCCCACCGGGTGCTTGCACAGATCGATGCCGAGCTTGCCGGCCACGATTTCCTCGTGGGCGCAAGGCCGACCATCGCCGACGTCGCCCTCTACAGCTACGTGTCGGCAGCACCGGAAGGAAACGTCGATCTTTCCGACTACGCCCATGTCCGCGCCTGGCTTTCGCGTATCGAGCGCCTGCCCGGTTTCGTCAGCTTCCAGAAGACCGCAGTCGGCCTCGCGGCCTGA